The Phyllopteryx taeniolatus isolate TA_2022b chromosome 14, UOR_Ptae_1.2, whole genome shotgun sequence genome has a window encoding:
- the asic1c gene encoding acid-sensing ion channel 1C isoform X1, translating to MLHTCESASLQNDGQELQKSSEQSWNEITAAFVTRTKVHGLKFMFSPHKSKLQRATWVVAFLVCVALLLTWSRNRILYLMSYPVVTKIYIVWAQDMSFPAVTFCNKNVFRASALTRDDLYHSGYWMDLMYANGTVVERSLAILKESHKQGLLSLLDFSGYARPPRYRVDTTEMIARLGHQLEDMLLECRFRGETCSAKNFSTIYTRYGKCYTFNSGQDGNPLLTTLKGGTGNGLEIMLDIQQDEYLPVWGETDETSYEAGIKVQIHSQDEPPFIDQLGFGVAPGFQTFVSCQQQLLQYLPPPWGDCKSTPIDSEFFSTYSITACRIDCETRYLLENCNCRMVHMPGTSTVCTPEQYKDCADPALDFLVEKDNDYCVCQTPCNMTRYGKELSMVKIPSKASAKYLAKKFNKTEQYIGENILVLDIFFEALNYEKIEQKKAYEIAGLLGDIGGQMGLFIGASVLTILEIFDYLYEVFKDKVLGYCMRKKRPQRCQSDNLEFPENPSRPGVTPNHAPRAPATPSGVTRTVSDSRRTCYLVTRL from the exons ATGCTTCACACCTGTGAGTCAGCCTCCTTGCAAAACGATGGACAGGAGCTCCAGAAGTCGAGTGAGCAATCGTGGAACGAGATCACGGCCGCTTTCGTCACCAGGACCAAAGTCCACGGTTTGAAGTTTATGTTCTCGCCGCACAAATCCAAGCTGCAGCGGGCGACCTGGGTCGTGGCCTTCTTGGTGTGCGTCGCCCTCCTCCTCACTTGGTCCAGGAACAGAATCCTCTACCTTATGTCCTACCCCGTTGTGACAAAGATCTACATTGTTTGGGCTCAGGACATGTCCTTCCCGGCCGTCACCTTCTGCAACAAGAATGTGTTTCGTGCGTCCGCTCTGACCAGAGATGACCTGTATCACAGCGGCTACTGGATGGACCTCATGTACGCCAACGGCACGGTGGTGGAGAGGAGCCTGGCCATCCTGAAGGAGAGCCACAAGCAGGGTCTGCTGAGCCTGCTGGACTTCAGCGGCTACGCCCGGCCGCCCCGTTACCGCGTCGACACCACAGAGATGATCGCTCGCCTCGGACACCAGCTGGAGGACATGCTGCTGGAGTGCAGGTTCCGCGGTGAGACCTGCTCCGCCAAGAACTTCAGCACT ATCTACACGCGCTACGGGAAATGCTACACTTTCAACTCGGGTCAAGATGGCAACCCCCTGCTGACCACCTTGAAAGGAGGCACGGGCAACGGCTTGGAGATCATGCTGGACATTCAGCAAGATGAATATCTTCCTGTGTGGGGGGAAACAG ATGAGACCTCCTACGAAGCGGGAATCAAGGTTCAgatccacagccaggacgagcCGCCCTTCATTGACCAGCTGGGATTTGGCGTGGCCCctggttttcaaacttttgtgTCATGTCAGCAGCAACTG CTTCAGTACCTCCCTCCGCCTTGGGGAGACTGTAAGTCGACTCCCATCGACTCGGAGTTCTTCTCCACGTACAGCATCACCGCCTGCCGCATCGACTGCGAAACCCGCTACCTGCTGGAGAACTGCAACTGCAGAATGGTCCACATGCCGG GCACTTCCACTGTCTGCACACCCGAACAGTACAAAGACTGCGCCGATCCAGCGTTAG ACTTTTTGGTAGAGAAAGACAACGATTACTGTGTGTGCCAGACCCCCTGCAACATGACCCGCTATGGCAAGGAGCTGTCCATGGTGAAGATCCCCAGTAAGGCATCCGCTAAGTATCTGGCTAAGAAATTCAACAAAACCGAGCAGTATATCGG AGAAAACATATTGGTTTTGGACATCTTCTTCGAAGCTCTGAACTACGAGAAGATCGAGCAGAAGAAGGCCTACGAAATTGCCGGGCTCCTCG GTGACATCGGAGGGCAGATGGGTCTGTTTATAGGAGCCAGCGTGTTGACAATACTGGAAATATTCGACTACTTGTACGAG GTGTTCAAGGACAAAGTTTTGGGTTACTGCATGCGCAAGAAGCGACCGCAGCGCTGTCAGAGTGACAACCTG
- the asic1c gene encoding acid-sensing ion channel 1C isoform X2 — protein sequence MLHTCESASLQNDGQELQKSSEQSWNEITAAFVTRTKVHGLKFMFSPHKSKLQRATWVVAFLVCVALLLTWSRNRILYLMSYPVVTKIYIVWAQDMSFPAVTFCNKNVFRASALTRDDLYHSGYWMDLMYANGTVVERSLAILKESHKQGLLSLLDFSGYARPPRYRVDTTEMIARLGHQLEDMLLECRFRGETCSAKNFSTIYTRYGKCYTFNSGQDGNPLLTTLKGGTGNGLEIMLDIQQDEYLPVWGETDETSYEAGIKVQIHSQDEPPFIDQLGFGVAPGFQTFVSCQQQLLQYLPPPWGDCKSTPIDSEFFSTYSITACRIDCETRYLLENCNCRMVHMPGTSTVCTPEQYKDCADPALDFLVEKDNDYCVCQTPCNMTRYGKELSMVKIPSKASAKYLAKKFNKTEQYIGENILVLDIFFEALNYEKIEQKKAYEIAGLLGDIGGQMGLFIGASVLTILEIFDYLYEVFKDKVLGYCMRKKRPQRCQSDNLSTCDTLRSHSDSLGFTPNMLPRHPTLGNFEEFAC from the exons ATGCTTCACACCTGTGAGTCAGCCTCCTTGCAAAACGATGGACAGGAGCTCCAGAAGTCGAGTGAGCAATCGTGGAACGAGATCACGGCCGCTTTCGTCACCAGGACCAAAGTCCACGGTTTGAAGTTTATGTTCTCGCCGCACAAATCCAAGCTGCAGCGGGCGACCTGGGTCGTGGCCTTCTTGGTGTGCGTCGCCCTCCTCCTCACTTGGTCCAGGAACAGAATCCTCTACCTTATGTCCTACCCCGTTGTGACAAAGATCTACATTGTTTGGGCTCAGGACATGTCCTTCCCGGCCGTCACCTTCTGCAACAAGAATGTGTTTCGTGCGTCCGCTCTGACCAGAGATGACCTGTATCACAGCGGCTACTGGATGGACCTCATGTACGCCAACGGCACGGTGGTGGAGAGGAGCCTGGCCATCCTGAAGGAGAGCCACAAGCAGGGTCTGCTGAGCCTGCTGGACTTCAGCGGCTACGCCCGGCCGCCCCGTTACCGCGTCGACACCACAGAGATGATCGCTCGCCTCGGACACCAGCTGGAGGACATGCTGCTGGAGTGCAGGTTCCGCGGTGAGACCTGCTCCGCCAAGAACTTCAGCACT ATCTACACGCGCTACGGGAAATGCTACACTTTCAACTCGGGTCAAGATGGCAACCCCCTGCTGACCACCTTGAAAGGAGGCACGGGCAACGGCTTGGAGATCATGCTGGACATTCAGCAAGATGAATATCTTCCTGTGTGGGGGGAAACAG ATGAGACCTCCTACGAAGCGGGAATCAAGGTTCAgatccacagccaggacgagcCGCCCTTCATTGACCAGCTGGGATTTGGCGTGGCCCctggttttcaaacttttgtgTCATGTCAGCAGCAACTG CTTCAGTACCTCCCTCCGCCTTGGGGAGACTGTAAGTCGACTCCCATCGACTCGGAGTTCTTCTCCACGTACAGCATCACCGCCTGCCGCATCGACTGCGAAACCCGCTACCTGCTGGAGAACTGCAACTGCAGAATGGTCCACATGCCGG GCACTTCCACTGTCTGCACACCCGAACAGTACAAAGACTGCGCCGATCCAGCGTTAG ACTTTTTGGTAGAGAAAGACAACGATTACTGTGTGTGCCAGACCCCCTGCAACATGACCCGCTATGGCAAGGAGCTGTCCATGGTGAAGATCCCCAGTAAGGCATCCGCTAAGTATCTGGCTAAGAAATTCAACAAAACCGAGCAGTATATCGG AGAAAACATATTGGTTTTGGACATCTTCTTCGAAGCTCTGAACTACGAGAAGATCGAGCAGAAGAAGGCCTACGAAATTGCCGGGCTCCTCG GTGACATCGGAGGGCAGATGGGTCTGTTTATAGGAGCCAGCGTGTTGACAATACTGGAAATATTCGACTACTTGTACGAG GTGTTCAAGGACAAAGTTTTGGGTTACTGCATGCGCAAGAAGCGACCGCAGCGCTGTCAGAGTGACAACCTG
- the asic1c gene encoding acid-sensing ion channel 1C isoform X5, protein MLHTCESASLQNDGQELQKSSEQSWNEITAAFVTRTKVHGLKFMFSPHKSKLQRATWVVAFLVCVALLLTWSRNRILYLMSYPVVTKIYIVWAQDMSFPAVTFCNKNVFRASALTRDDLYHSGYWMDLMYANGTVVERSLAILKESHKQGLLSLLDFSGYARPPRYRVDTTEMIARLGHQLEDMLLECRFRGETCSAKNFSTIYTRYGKCYTFNSGQDGNPLLTTLKGGTGNGLEIMLDIQQDEYLPVWGETDETSYEAGIKVQIHSQDEPPFIDQLGFGVAPGFQTFVSCQQQLLQYLPPPWGDCKSTPIDSEFFSTYSITACRIDCETRYLLENCNCRMVHMPGTSTVCTPEQYKDCADPALDFLVEKDNDYCVCQTPCNMTRYGKELSMVKIPSKASAKYLAKKFNKTEQYIGENILVLDIFFEALNYEKIEQKKAYEIAGLLGDIGGQMGLFIGASVLTILEIFDYLYEVFKDKVLGYCMRKKRPQRCQSDNLSQCVQKGSEVAT, encoded by the exons ATGCTTCACACCTGTGAGTCAGCCTCCTTGCAAAACGATGGACAGGAGCTCCAGAAGTCGAGTGAGCAATCGTGGAACGAGATCACGGCCGCTTTCGTCACCAGGACCAAAGTCCACGGTTTGAAGTTTATGTTCTCGCCGCACAAATCCAAGCTGCAGCGGGCGACCTGGGTCGTGGCCTTCTTGGTGTGCGTCGCCCTCCTCCTCACTTGGTCCAGGAACAGAATCCTCTACCTTATGTCCTACCCCGTTGTGACAAAGATCTACATTGTTTGGGCTCAGGACATGTCCTTCCCGGCCGTCACCTTCTGCAACAAGAATGTGTTTCGTGCGTCCGCTCTGACCAGAGATGACCTGTATCACAGCGGCTACTGGATGGACCTCATGTACGCCAACGGCACGGTGGTGGAGAGGAGCCTGGCCATCCTGAAGGAGAGCCACAAGCAGGGTCTGCTGAGCCTGCTGGACTTCAGCGGCTACGCCCGGCCGCCCCGTTACCGCGTCGACACCACAGAGATGATCGCTCGCCTCGGACACCAGCTGGAGGACATGCTGCTGGAGTGCAGGTTCCGCGGTGAGACCTGCTCCGCCAAGAACTTCAGCACT ATCTACACGCGCTACGGGAAATGCTACACTTTCAACTCGGGTCAAGATGGCAACCCCCTGCTGACCACCTTGAAAGGAGGCACGGGCAACGGCTTGGAGATCATGCTGGACATTCAGCAAGATGAATATCTTCCTGTGTGGGGGGAAACAG ATGAGACCTCCTACGAAGCGGGAATCAAGGTTCAgatccacagccaggacgagcCGCCCTTCATTGACCAGCTGGGATTTGGCGTGGCCCctggttttcaaacttttgtgTCATGTCAGCAGCAACTG CTTCAGTACCTCCCTCCGCCTTGGGGAGACTGTAAGTCGACTCCCATCGACTCGGAGTTCTTCTCCACGTACAGCATCACCGCCTGCCGCATCGACTGCGAAACCCGCTACCTGCTGGAGAACTGCAACTGCAGAATGGTCCACATGCCGG GCACTTCCACTGTCTGCACACCCGAACAGTACAAAGACTGCGCCGATCCAGCGTTAG ACTTTTTGGTAGAGAAAGACAACGATTACTGTGTGTGCCAGACCCCCTGCAACATGACCCGCTATGGCAAGGAGCTGTCCATGGTGAAGATCCCCAGTAAGGCATCCGCTAAGTATCTGGCTAAGAAATTCAACAAAACCGAGCAGTATATCGG AGAAAACATATTGGTTTTGGACATCTTCTTCGAAGCTCTGAACTACGAGAAGATCGAGCAGAAGAAGGCCTACGAAATTGCCGGGCTCCTCG GTGACATCGGAGGGCAGATGGGTCTGTTTATAGGAGCCAGCGTGTTGACAATACTGGAAATATTCGACTACTTGTACGAG GTGTTCAAGGACAAAGTTTTGGGTTACTGCATGCGCAAGAAGCGACCGCAGCGCTGTCAGAGTGACAACCTG
- the asic1c gene encoding acid-sensing ion channel 1C isoform X3, whose translation MLHTCESASLQNDGQELQKSSEQSWNEITAAFVTRTKVHGLKFMFSPHKSKLQRATWVVAFLVCVALLLTWSRNRILYLMSYPVVTKIYIVWAQDMSFPAVTFCNKNVFRASALTRDDLYHSGYWMDLMYANGTVVERSLAILKESHKQGLLSLLDFSGYARPPRYRVDTTEMIARLGHQLEDMLLECRFRGETCSAKNFSTIYTRYGKCYTFNSGQDGNPLLTTLKGGTGNGLEIMLDIQQDEYLPVWGETDETSYEAGIKVQIHSQDEPPFIDQLGFGVAPGFQTFVSCQQQLLQYLPPPWGDCKSTPIDSEFFSTYSITACRIDCETRYLLENCNCRMVHMPGTSTVCTPEQYKDCADPALDFLVEKDNDYCVCQTPCNMTRYGKELSMVKIPSKASAKYLAKKFNKTEQYIGENILVLDIFFEALNYEKIEQKKAYEIAGLLGDIGGQMGLFIGASVLTILEIFDYLYEVFKDKVLGYCMRKKRPQRCQSDNLEFPENPSRPGVTPNHAPRNATTNQSQLV comes from the exons ATGCTTCACACCTGTGAGTCAGCCTCCTTGCAAAACGATGGACAGGAGCTCCAGAAGTCGAGTGAGCAATCGTGGAACGAGATCACGGCCGCTTTCGTCACCAGGACCAAAGTCCACGGTTTGAAGTTTATGTTCTCGCCGCACAAATCCAAGCTGCAGCGGGCGACCTGGGTCGTGGCCTTCTTGGTGTGCGTCGCCCTCCTCCTCACTTGGTCCAGGAACAGAATCCTCTACCTTATGTCCTACCCCGTTGTGACAAAGATCTACATTGTTTGGGCTCAGGACATGTCCTTCCCGGCCGTCACCTTCTGCAACAAGAATGTGTTTCGTGCGTCCGCTCTGACCAGAGATGACCTGTATCACAGCGGCTACTGGATGGACCTCATGTACGCCAACGGCACGGTGGTGGAGAGGAGCCTGGCCATCCTGAAGGAGAGCCACAAGCAGGGTCTGCTGAGCCTGCTGGACTTCAGCGGCTACGCCCGGCCGCCCCGTTACCGCGTCGACACCACAGAGATGATCGCTCGCCTCGGACACCAGCTGGAGGACATGCTGCTGGAGTGCAGGTTCCGCGGTGAGACCTGCTCCGCCAAGAACTTCAGCACT ATCTACACGCGCTACGGGAAATGCTACACTTTCAACTCGGGTCAAGATGGCAACCCCCTGCTGACCACCTTGAAAGGAGGCACGGGCAACGGCTTGGAGATCATGCTGGACATTCAGCAAGATGAATATCTTCCTGTGTGGGGGGAAACAG ATGAGACCTCCTACGAAGCGGGAATCAAGGTTCAgatccacagccaggacgagcCGCCCTTCATTGACCAGCTGGGATTTGGCGTGGCCCctggttttcaaacttttgtgTCATGTCAGCAGCAACTG CTTCAGTACCTCCCTCCGCCTTGGGGAGACTGTAAGTCGACTCCCATCGACTCGGAGTTCTTCTCCACGTACAGCATCACCGCCTGCCGCATCGACTGCGAAACCCGCTACCTGCTGGAGAACTGCAACTGCAGAATGGTCCACATGCCGG GCACTTCCACTGTCTGCACACCCGAACAGTACAAAGACTGCGCCGATCCAGCGTTAG ACTTTTTGGTAGAGAAAGACAACGATTACTGTGTGTGCCAGACCCCCTGCAACATGACCCGCTATGGCAAGGAGCTGTCCATGGTGAAGATCCCCAGTAAGGCATCCGCTAAGTATCTGGCTAAGAAATTCAACAAAACCGAGCAGTATATCGG AGAAAACATATTGGTTTTGGACATCTTCTTCGAAGCTCTGAACTACGAGAAGATCGAGCAGAAGAAGGCCTACGAAATTGCCGGGCTCCTCG GTGACATCGGAGGGCAGATGGGTCTGTTTATAGGAGCCAGCGTGTTGACAATACTGGAAATATTCGACTACTTGTACGAG GTGTTCAAGGACAAAGTTTTGGGTTACTGCATGCGCAAGAAGCGACCGCAGCGCTGTCAGAGTGACAACCTG